A region of Equus przewalskii isolate Varuska chromosome 29, EquPr2, whole genome shotgun sequence DNA encodes the following proteins:
- the CSNK1E gene encoding casein kinase I isoform X2, with translation MELRVGNKYRLGRKIGSGSFGDIYLGANIASGEEVAIKLECVKTKHPQLHIESKFYKMMQGGVGIPSIKWCGAEGDYNVMVMELLGPSLEDLFNFCSRKFSLKTVLLLADQMISRIEYIHSKNFIHRDVKPDNFLMGLGKKGNLVYIIDFGLAKKYRDARTHQHIPYRENKNLTGTARYASINTHLGIEQSRRDDLESLGYVLMYFNLGSLPWQGLKAATKRQKYERISEKKMSTPIEVLCKGYPSEFSTYLNFCRSLRFDDKPDYSYLRQLFRNLFHRQGFSYDYVFDWNMLKFGAARNPEDVDRERREHEREERMGQLRGSAPRALPPGPPTGAAANRLRSAAEPVASTPASRIQQAGNTSPRAISRVDRERKVSMRLHRGAPANVSSSDLTGRQEVSRISASQTSVPFDHLGK, from the exons GTGCCAACATCGCCTCTGGTGAAGAAGTCGCCATCAAGCTCGAGTGTGTGAAAACGAAGCACCCACAGCTGCACATCGAGAGCAAGTTCTACAAGATGATGCAGGGGGGAG TGGGAATCCCGTCCATCAAGTGGTGCGGGGCCGAGGGCGACTACAACGTGATGGTCATGGAGCTGCTGGGGCCCAGCCTCGAAGACCTCTTCAACTTCTGCTCCCGCAAGTTCAGCCTCAAGACGGTGCTGCTCCTGGCCGACCAGATG aTCAGCCGCATTGAGTACATCCACTCCAAGAACTTCATACACCGAGACGTCAAGCCCGACAACTTCCTCATGGGGCTGGGGAAGAAGGGCAACCTGGTGTACATCATTGACTTCGGCCTGGCCAAGAAGTACCGGGACGCCCGCACCCACCAGCACATCCCCTACCGGGAAAACAAGAACTTGACTGGCACTGCCCGCTACGCCTCCATCAACACCCACCTGGGCATCG AGCAAAGCCGTCGCGATGACCTGGAGAGCCTGGGCTACGTGCTCATGTATTTCAAcctgggctccctgccctggCAGGGCCTCAAAGCAGCCACCAAGCGCCAGAAGTACGAGCGGATCAGCGAGAAGAAGATGTCGACGCCCATCGAGGTCCTCTGCAAAGGCTACCCCT CTGAGTTCTCAACATACCTCAACTTCTGCCGCTCCCTGCGGTTTGACGACAAGCCCGACTACTCCTACCTGCGCCAGCTCTTCCGCAACCTCTTCCACCGGCAGGGCTTCTCCTACGACTACGTCTTCGATTGGAACATGCTCAAATTC GGTGCAGCCCGGAACCCCGAGGATGTGGACCGGGAGCGGCGAGAACACGAGCGCGAGGAGAGGATGGGCCAGCTCCGGGGGTCTGCGCCCCGGGCCCTGCCCCCTGGCCCACCCACGGGGGCTGCCGCCAACCGGCTCCGCAGTGCTGCCGAGCCTGTGGCTTCCACCCCAGCCTCCCGCATCCAGCAAGCTG GCAATACTTCTCCCAGAGCGATCTCACGGGTCgacagagagaggaaggtgaGCATGAGACTACACAGGGGCGCGCCCGCCAACGTCTCGTCCTCCGACCTCACTGGGCGGCAAGAGGTCTCCCGGATTTCAGCCTCACAG ACGAGCGTGCCATTTGACCATCTCGGGAAGTGA
- the CSNK1E gene encoding casein kinase I isoform X1, protein MELRVGNKYRLGRKIGSGSFGDIYLGANIASGEEVAIKLECVKTKHPQLHIESKFYKMMQGGVGIPSIKWCGAEGDYNVMVMELLGPSLEDLFNFCSRKFSLKTVLLLADQMISRIEYIHSKNFIHRDVKPDNFLMGLGKKGNLVYIIDFGLAKKYRDARTHQHIPYRENKNLTGTARYASINTHLGIEQSRRDDLESLGYVLMYFNLGSLPWQGLKAATKRQKYERISEKKMSTPIEVLCKGYPSEFSTYLNFCRSLRFDDKPDYSYLRQLFRNLFHRQGFSYDYVFDWNMLKFMRPPSCQPPALPCGRPQDQLGCSPEPRGCGPGAARTRARGEDGPAPGVCAPGPAPWPTHGGCRQPAPQCCRACGFHPSLPHPASWQYFSQSDLTGRQREEGEHETTQGRARQRLVLRPHWAARGLPDFSLTDERAI, encoded by the exons GTGCCAACATCGCCTCTGGTGAAGAAGTCGCCATCAAGCTCGAGTGTGTGAAAACGAAGCACCCACAGCTGCACATCGAGAGCAAGTTCTACAAGATGATGCAGGGGGGAG TGGGAATCCCGTCCATCAAGTGGTGCGGGGCCGAGGGCGACTACAACGTGATGGTCATGGAGCTGCTGGGGCCCAGCCTCGAAGACCTCTTCAACTTCTGCTCCCGCAAGTTCAGCCTCAAGACGGTGCTGCTCCTGGCCGACCAGATG aTCAGCCGCATTGAGTACATCCACTCCAAGAACTTCATACACCGAGACGTCAAGCCCGACAACTTCCTCATGGGGCTGGGGAAGAAGGGCAACCTGGTGTACATCATTGACTTCGGCCTGGCCAAGAAGTACCGGGACGCCCGCACCCACCAGCACATCCCCTACCGGGAAAACAAGAACTTGACTGGCACTGCCCGCTACGCCTCCATCAACACCCACCTGGGCATCG AGCAAAGCCGTCGCGATGACCTGGAGAGCCTGGGCTACGTGCTCATGTATTTCAAcctgggctccctgccctggCAGGGCCTCAAAGCAGCCACCAAGCGCCAGAAGTACGAGCGGATCAGCGAGAAGAAGATGTCGACGCCCATCGAGGTCCTCTGCAAAGGCTACCCCT CTGAGTTCTCAACATACCTCAACTTCTGCCGCTCCCTGCGGTTTGACGACAAGCCCGACTACTCCTACCTGCGCCAGCTCTTCCGCAACCTCTTCCACCGGCAGGGCTTCTCCTACGACTACGTCTTCGATTGGAACATGCTCAAATTC ATGCGGCCCCCCTCATGCCAGCCCCCCGCCCTTCCCTGTGGACGACCCCAGGACCAACTAG GGTGCAGCCCGGAACCCCGAGGATGTGGACCGGGAGCGGCGAGAACACGAGCGCGAGGAGAGGATGGGCCAGCTCCGGGGGTCTGCGCCCCGGGCCCTGCCCCCTGGCCCACCCACGGGGGCTGCCGCCAACCGGCTCCGCAGTGCTGCCGAGCCTGTGGCTTCCACCCCAGCCTCCCGCATCCAGCAAGCTG GCAATACTTCTCCCAGAGCGATCTCACGGGTCgacagagagaggaaggtgaGCATGAGACTACACAGGGGCGCGCCCGCCAACGTCTCGTCCTCCGACCTCACTGGGCGGCAAGAGGTCTCCCGGATTTCAGCCTCACAG ACGAGCGTGCCATTTGA
- the CSNK1E gene encoding casein kinase I isoform X4, translating to MCTSLQAPGANIASGEEVAIKLECVKTKHPQLHIESKFYKMMQGGVGIPSIKWCGAEGDYNVMVMELLGPSLEDLFNFCSRKFSLKTVLLLADQMISRIEYIHSKNFIHRDVKPDNFLMGLGKKGNLVYIIDFGLAKKYRDARTHQHIPYRENKNLTGTARYASINTHLGIEQSRRDDLESLGYVLMYFNLGSLPWQGLKAATKRQKYERISEKKMSTPIEVLCKGYPSEFSTYLNFCRSLRFDDKPDYSYLRQLFRNLFHRQGFSYDYVFDWNMLKFGAARNPEDVDRERREHEREERMGQLRGSAPRALPPGPPTGAAANRLRSAAEPVASTPASRIQQAGNTSPRAISRVDRERKVSMRLHRGAPANVSSSDLTGRQEVSRISASQTSVPFDHLGK from the exons GTGCCAACATCGCCTCTGGTGAAGAAGTCGCCATCAAGCTCGAGTGTGTGAAAACGAAGCACCCACAGCTGCACATCGAGAGCAAGTTCTACAAGATGATGCAGGGGGGAG TGGGAATCCCGTCCATCAAGTGGTGCGGGGCCGAGGGCGACTACAACGTGATGGTCATGGAGCTGCTGGGGCCCAGCCTCGAAGACCTCTTCAACTTCTGCTCCCGCAAGTTCAGCCTCAAGACGGTGCTGCTCCTGGCCGACCAGATG aTCAGCCGCATTGAGTACATCCACTCCAAGAACTTCATACACCGAGACGTCAAGCCCGACAACTTCCTCATGGGGCTGGGGAAGAAGGGCAACCTGGTGTACATCATTGACTTCGGCCTGGCCAAGAAGTACCGGGACGCCCGCACCCACCAGCACATCCCCTACCGGGAAAACAAGAACTTGACTGGCACTGCCCGCTACGCCTCCATCAACACCCACCTGGGCATCG AGCAAAGCCGTCGCGATGACCTGGAGAGCCTGGGCTACGTGCTCATGTATTTCAAcctgggctccctgccctggCAGGGCCTCAAAGCAGCCACCAAGCGCCAGAAGTACGAGCGGATCAGCGAGAAGAAGATGTCGACGCCCATCGAGGTCCTCTGCAAAGGCTACCCCT CTGAGTTCTCAACATACCTCAACTTCTGCCGCTCCCTGCGGTTTGACGACAAGCCCGACTACTCCTACCTGCGCCAGCTCTTCCGCAACCTCTTCCACCGGCAGGGCTTCTCCTACGACTACGTCTTCGATTGGAACATGCTCAAATTC GGTGCAGCCCGGAACCCCGAGGATGTGGACCGGGAGCGGCGAGAACACGAGCGCGAGGAGAGGATGGGCCAGCTCCGGGGGTCTGCGCCCCGGGCCCTGCCCCCTGGCCCACCCACGGGGGCTGCCGCCAACCGGCTCCGCAGTGCTGCCGAGCCTGTGGCTTCCACCCCAGCCTCCCGCATCCAGCAAGCTG GCAATACTTCTCCCAGAGCGATCTCACGGGTCgacagagagaggaaggtgaGCATGAGACTACACAGGGGCGCGCCCGCCAACGTCTCGTCCTCCGACCTCACTGGGCGGCAAGAGGTCTCCCGGATTTCAGCCTCACAG ACGAGCGTGCCATTTGACCATCTCGGGAAGTGA
- the CSNK1E gene encoding casein kinase I isoform X5, with the protein MELRVGNKYRLGRKIGSGSFGDIYLGANIASGEEVAIKLECVKTKHPQLHIESKFYKMMQGGVGIPSIKWCGAEGDYNVMVMELLGPSLEDLFNFCSRKFSLKTVLLLADQMISRIEYIHSKNFIHRDVKPDNFLMGLGKKGNLVYIIDFGLAKKYRDARTHQHIPYRENKNLTGTARYASINTHLGIEQSRRDDLESLGYVLMYFNLGSLPWQGLKAATKRQKYERISEKKMSTPIEVLCKGYPSEFSTYLNFCRSLRFDDKPDYSYLRQLFRNLFHRQGFSYDYVFDWNMLKFGPSSSQARPRDREAIALPCPRPCPCAGPTYPPTYWCPAPLGTQGPPDRPVEEVEELPPPNYWPVVWTPGPQF; encoded by the exons GTGCCAACATCGCCTCTGGTGAAGAAGTCGCCATCAAGCTCGAGTGTGTGAAAACGAAGCACCCACAGCTGCACATCGAGAGCAAGTTCTACAAGATGATGCAGGGGGGAG TGGGAATCCCGTCCATCAAGTGGTGCGGGGCCGAGGGCGACTACAACGTGATGGTCATGGAGCTGCTGGGGCCCAGCCTCGAAGACCTCTTCAACTTCTGCTCCCGCAAGTTCAGCCTCAAGACGGTGCTGCTCCTGGCCGACCAGATG aTCAGCCGCATTGAGTACATCCACTCCAAGAACTTCATACACCGAGACGTCAAGCCCGACAACTTCCTCATGGGGCTGGGGAAGAAGGGCAACCTGGTGTACATCATTGACTTCGGCCTGGCCAAGAAGTACCGGGACGCCCGCACCCACCAGCACATCCCCTACCGGGAAAACAAGAACTTGACTGGCACTGCCCGCTACGCCTCCATCAACACCCACCTGGGCATCG AGCAAAGCCGTCGCGATGACCTGGAGAGCCTGGGCTACGTGCTCATGTATTTCAAcctgggctccctgccctggCAGGGCCTCAAAGCAGCCACCAAGCGCCAGAAGTACGAGCGGATCAGCGAGAAGAAGATGTCGACGCCCATCGAGGTCCTCTGCAAAGGCTACCCCT CTGAGTTCTCAACATACCTCAACTTCTGCCGCTCCCTGCGGTTTGACGACAAGCCCGACTACTCCTACCTGCGCCAGCTCTTCCGCAACCTCTTCCACCGGCAGGGCTTCTCCTACGACTACGTCTTCGATTGGAACATGCTCAAATTC GGGCCTTCTTCGAGCCAGGCTCGGCCCCGTGACCGCGAAGCTATTGCActgccctgcccccgcccctgTCCCTGTGCTGGGCCCACGTACCCACCCACATACTG GTGCCCGGCGCCCCTGGGCACCCAGGGCCCTCCAGATAGGCccgtggaggaggtggaggagctgCCCCCCCCAAACTACTGGCCTGTGGTCTGGACTCCAGGGCCCCAGTTCTGA
- the CSNK1E gene encoding casein kinase I isoform X3 — protein sequence MCTSLQAPGANIASGEEVAIKLECVKTKHPQLHIESKFYKMMQGGVGIPSIKWCGAEGDYNVMVMELLGPSLEDLFNFCSRKFSLKTVLLLADQMISRIEYIHSKNFIHRDVKPDNFLMGLGKKGNLVYIIDFGLAKKYRDARTHQHIPYRENKNLTGTARYASINTHLGIEQSRRDDLESLGYVLMYFNLGSLPWQGLKAATKRQKYERISEKKMSTPIEVLCKGYPSEFSTYLNFCRSLRFDDKPDYSYLRQLFRNLFHRQGFSYDYVFDWNMLKFMRPPSCQPPALPCGRPQDQLGCSPEPRGCGPGAARTRARGEDGPAPGVCAPGPAPWPTHGGCRQPAPQCCRACGFHPSLPHPASWQYFSQSDLTGRQREEGEHETTQGRARQRLVLRPHWAARGLPDFSLTDERAI from the exons GTGCCAACATCGCCTCTGGTGAAGAAGTCGCCATCAAGCTCGAGTGTGTGAAAACGAAGCACCCACAGCTGCACATCGAGAGCAAGTTCTACAAGATGATGCAGGGGGGAG TGGGAATCCCGTCCATCAAGTGGTGCGGGGCCGAGGGCGACTACAACGTGATGGTCATGGAGCTGCTGGGGCCCAGCCTCGAAGACCTCTTCAACTTCTGCTCCCGCAAGTTCAGCCTCAAGACGGTGCTGCTCCTGGCCGACCAGATG aTCAGCCGCATTGAGTACATCCACTCCAAGAACTTCATACACCGAGACGTCAAGCCCGACAACTTCCTCATGGGGCTGGGGAAGAAGGGCAACCTGGTGTACATCATTGACTTCGGCCTGGCCAAGAAGTACCGGGACGCCCGCACCCACCAGCACATCCCCTACCGGGAAAACAAGAACTTGACTGGCACTGCCCGCTACGCCTCCATCAACACCCACCTGGGCATCG AGCAAAGCCGTCGCGATGACCTGGAGAGCCTGGGCTACGTGCTCATGTATTTCAAcctgggctccctgccctggCAGGGCCTCAAAGCAGCCACCAAGCGCCAGAAGTACGAGCGGATCAGCGAGAAGAAGATGTCGACGCCCATCGAGGTCCTCTGCAAAGGCTACCCCT CTGAGTTCTCAACATACCTCAACTTCTGCCGCTCCCTGCGGTTTGACGACAAGCCCGACTACTCCTACCTGCGCCAGCTCTTCCGCAACCTCTTCCACCGGCAGGGCTTCTCCTACGACTACGTCTTCGATTGGAACATGCTCAAATTC ATGCGGCCCCCCTCATGCCAGCCCCCCGCCCTTCCCTGTGGACGACCCCAGGACCAACTAG GGTGCAGCCCGGAACCCCGAGGATGTGGACCGGGAGCGGCGAGAACACGAGCGCGAGGAGAGGATGGGCCAGCTCCGGGGGTCTGCGCCCCGGGCCCTGCCCCCTGGCCCACCCACGGGGGCTGCCGCCAACCGGCTCCGCAGTGCTGCCGAGCCTGTGGCTTCCACCCCAGCCTCCCGCATCCAGCAAGCTG GCAATACTTCTCCCAGAGCGATCTCACGGGTCgacagagagaggaaggtgaGCATGAGACTACACAGGGGCGCGCCCGCCAACGTCTCGTCCTCCGACCTCACTGGGCGGCAAGAGGTCTCCCGGATTTCAGCCTCACAG ACGAGCGTGCCATTTGA